A genomic segment from Rhodopirellula islandica encodes:
- a CDS encoding RNA polymerase sigma factor, whose product MPSGNSTIEAAEPLPPPIEPDVRPVHSCDRPADNATAARWDDLHPTDADLLDAWVTDDCLEALDTLVRRYAQMVLSVCIRRCHDRTDADDAMQTTFLYLAQSAKKIRHPERLAGWLHRVAQRASIATMMSPERAHQDLSDVPSTPIDPLERLTLRHQAIVLDEELSELPEKYRSAIVLHLQQGVSVTDTAKRMGTTEGSVRGWIARGKQRLARQLRLRGVVPMAAWAAAQAWSVSETMAAQSAFELTRPPTTGSSCNSDSPPGADVGNSNWTGSTSTSNFSALESHLTQGIATMPVVTILGSTAAVGLALLVAFAVPAGDDETGRTASVLTFATADEDSPPVLAQFAQGTVAGNPNPPVPNAPPQGSAPSGIPAQLPVVSPAPATPYPPATPPTPPEPPKAASQVAKRVAETLDQPTTLSLESNIRSLPETLQRSIHIPVLLDSQGMTLGEVDMDSVHVQFDSQGDQPLRTLLRKALEPAGLKAVVDDDGLLITTDMTMLARRGISTDRWLDVTPEQAKTIDEVMGKEVSYNFLETPLEDAVRVISEDLNFPILIDKLTLEEIGLTNDTPVNLSVQSISCRSFLRLMLHPMGLTYQYKDEVLQITTQEAGGERLRQRLYFLEGTGLPRGGDPGTIEMITSTIQPDAWEALGGYSTISSVNHSREGRPALLVSTTDDLHKEIEDLMLALRETHTGEDPRLSDEEFEQQQKNRIQAIGGGMGGGGGGGMF is encoded by the coding sequence ATGCCCAGCGGGAACTCCACCATTGAAGCAGCGGAACCACTGCCTCCGCCAATCGAACCCGATGTCCGACCGGTTCATTCATGCGATCGTCCCGCGGACAATGCCACCGCAGCCCGTTGGGATGACCTCCATCCGACCGACGCGGATCTGCTCGACGCCTGGGTCACGGACGATTGCCTGGAAGCGCTCGACACCTTGGTCCGGCGTTACGCCCAAATGGTTCTCAGCGTTTGCATCCGACGCTGCCACGATCGGACCGACGCCGACGACGCCATGCAAACCACATTCTTGTACCTCGCCCAATCCGCGAAAAAGATCCGACACCCCGAGCGGTTGGCCGGATGGCTGCACCGAGTCGCCCAACGTGCCAGCATCGCGACCATGATGTCACCCGAACGCGCTCATCAGGATTTGTCTGACGTTCCCTCGACGCCCATCGACCCGCTGGAACGACTGACACTTCGTCACCAAGCCATCGTGTTGGACGAAGAACTCTCGGAACTGCCTGAAAAGTACCGCTCCGCGATTGTGCTGCACCTTCAGCAAGGTGTCTCGGTCACTGATACCGCCAAGCGAATGGGCACGACGGAAGGTTCCGTGCGTGGCTGGATCGCGCGCGGCAAGCAACGCCTCGCCCGACAGCTTCGACTGCGAGGCGTCGTCCCGATGGCCGCATGGGCCGCGGCGCAAGCCTGGAGCGTTTCCGAGACGATGGCCGCGCAGTCCGCGTTCGAACTGACTCGTCCGCCCACCACGGGATCCTCCTGCAATTCTGACTCGCCCCCCGGCGCAGACGTTGGCAATTCCAATTGGACCGGATCCACCTCGACTTCCAACTTCTCGGCTCTTGAATCTCATCTGACACAAGGAATCGCCACCATGCCTGTCGTCACCATTCTTGGATCCACCGCCGCCGTCGGATTGGCTTTGCTGGTCGCGTTCGCGGTCCCCGCAGGCGATGACGAAACGGGACGCACCGCCAGCGTCCTGACCTTCGCTACCGCGGACGAAGACTCGCCGCCGGTGCTCGCACAATTCGCGCAGGGCACCGTCGCCGGCAACCCAAATCCCCCTGTTCCAAACGCACCTCCTCAAGGATCGGCACCATCCGGCATTCCCGCGCAACTTCCAGTTGTTTCCCCTGCACCCGCCACTCCATATCCCCCAGCCACTCCACCAACGCCACCTGAACCGCCAAAGGCAGCCAGCCAAGTTGCGAAGCGAGTGGCAGAAACGTTGGATCAGCCAACGACACTGTCATTGGAATCGAACATTCGCTCGCTTCCTGAAACCTTGCAAAGGTCGATTCACATTCCCGTCCTGCTCGACAGTCAGGGAATGACACTCGGGGAAGTCGACATGGACAGCGTGCACGTCCAATTTGATTCCCAAGGCGATCAACCGCTTCGCACCTTGCTGCGGAAAGCGTTGGAACCTGCGGGATTGAAAGCGGTTGTTGATGACGATGGCCTGTTGATCACCACCGACATGACCATGTTGGCTCGGAGAGGAATTTCGACGGACCGCTGGTTGGATGTGACGCCCGAACAAGCCAAGACAATCGATGAAGTCATGGGCAAAGAAGTTTCCTACAACTTTCTGGAGACACCGCTGGAGGATGCTGTTCGAGTGATTTCCGAAGACCTCAATTTCCCCATCCTGATTGACAAGCTCACCCTGGAAGAAATCGGTCTCACAAACGACACCCCGGTAAATCTTTCGGTCCAGTCCATTTCTTGCCGTTCTTTTCTACGCTTGATGCTTCACCCCATGGGGCTCACCTATCAATACAAGGATGAGGTCTTGCAGATCACCACCCAGGAAGCGGGCGGCGAGAGACTTCGACAGCGGTTGTACTTCCTCGAAGGCACCGGTCTGCCACGCGGAGGCGACCCTGGAACGATTGAGATGATCACCTCGACCATCCAGCCCGATGCTTGGGAAGCACTCGGAGGCTACTCCACCATCAGCTCCGTCAACCATTCGCGAGAAGGCCGTCCCGCTTTGCTTGTCAGTACAACCGACGATCTCCACAAAGAGATCGAAGACCTGATGCTTGCGCTTCGCGAAACGCACACCGGTGAGGACCCCCGTCTATCCGACGAAGAATTTGAGCAGCAACAGAAGAATAGAATCCAAGCAATCGGCGGTGGAATGGGCGGAGGAGGAGGCGGCGGAATGTTCTGA
- a CDS encoding PQQ-dependent sugar dehydrogenase yields MSLPNAHLRPFPVVLLLLLAFAANARADRPEWTDSRLQGTPEPPLPMKVERVHPKLSLQSPITAMDLPGTERRLVLQVNGHVSTFDNRDDVEAMDLALDINEVNQTKNPDELFAAARDLTLHPNFESNGYLYVVWSIRPHDVEGGTRVSRFQMELPSKREIANAGSSDSPDLALPRIDPDSRLDLLSYPSGDHIGASLNFGPDGFLYITTGDGSLPFPPDVNKTAQNIGDLRGSVLRIDVNQTSQAADGTKLPYRIPDDNPFVDVEGARREIYAIGLRNGFRAAFDPATDDLWVADVGWEKCEMVHRIVPGGNHGWSLYEGPHPVDLEQTPGPGTVILPEVVFPRSESQSITGGVFVPPAAFDSSDNLALSEQYLCGCFMNGNVWSIDTQSKSKTGQPPVPRKIASTGLKIIDFFVSEQGPIPEVLLVDYAGGLYRLVVNESVDDSLAFPQHLSETGLFADTTSLVPNPGVVAYQPVATMFRDGIRTLRVFGVPSQEPINPVRNRYLPGTVFANTLVRDVLDSKGTPKTIRLETQVLSYDGLNWNPTTFAWNEAQTDATLVPAMGATKKFRVDDPIWGPRDWEHRFYPRDVCITCHNVANPGAASLVPENLRDATGPGSWSELAEAGHLVAAKVKAGHEMVDPADEDQSLEQRARSYLHSNCAHCHRPAGGATSKMDLRHIKPLKQTALINVPAVQGDFGLGADTLVVDPGHPERSALVYRVATGGPGKMPRVGCSAVDLEGAKLLWDWVESMSPHQEVKAVAVSDEETNQTLQAMLLWQKLSRVSPEKAKDVVADVLNQAAFSHSPVVLGLLQPWIDPSQRTLLVGDSPDADALLALEGNAQRGLQWFYESAASQCRQCHRIGGLGKELGPSLAGISKRRTRAEILRGIIDPSAKIEPEWQSHTLLTVDGDLVAGRILREDNDVVVVQQADGTQTTLHSEDIEVRKPNQQSLMPAGLLSAMTPQEVADLLEFLMQTNEAGELPVAD; encoded by the coding sequence ATGTCTCTGCCGAACGCTCACCTGCGGCCGTTCCCGGTCGTTCTTCTGCTTCTGTTGGCCTTCGCAGCAAACGCCAGGGCGGATCGCCCTGAATGGACGGATTCCCGACTGCAGGGCACCCCCGAGCCGCCGCTGCCGATGAAGGTCGAACGCGTTCACCCAAAACTGAGCCTTCAATCGCCAATCACCGCAATGGATTTGCCGGGCACCGAGCGGCGGTTGGTGCTGCAAGTGAACGGGCATGTGTCCACATTCGACAATCGAGACGATGTCGAGGCCATGGACCTGGCATTGGACATCAACGAAGTCAACCAGACGAAGAACCCCGACGAACTGTTCGCCGCTGCCCGAGACCTGACGCTGCATCCCAATTTTGAAAGCAACGGCTACCTGTATGTCGTGTGGTCAATCCGCCCGCATGACGTGGAAGGCGGCACCCGCGTCTCGCGATTCCAAATGGAGTTGCCAAGCAAACGAGAGATCGCAAATGCAGGGAGCAGCGACTCACCAGATCTTGCTCTACCGCGGATCGATCCGGATTCGCGATTGGATTTGTTGTCCTATCCCTCGGGAGATCACATTGGGGCGTCGTTGAACTTTGGACCCGACGGGTTTCTCTACATCACCACCGGCGACGGTTCTCTGCCGTTTCCCCCGGATGTCAATAAAACGGCACAGAACATCGGCGACCTTCGCGGCAGTGTGCTGCGGATTGATGTGAATCAAACCAGCCAAGCAGCGGACGGAACGAAGTTGCCCTATCGCATCCCTGATGACAACCCGTTCGTCGATGTCGAGGGAGCACGCAGGGAGATCTACGCGATCGGATTGCGCAATGGTTTCCGCGCCGCGTTTGATCCTGCGACCGATGATCTGTGGGTGGCCGATGTGGGCTGGGAAAAATGCGAGATGGTGCACCGGATTGTCCCGGGTGGAAATCATGGTTGGAGTCTGTACGAAGGTCCCCATCCGGTGGATCTGGAACAAACCCCGGGCCCCGGAACCGTGATCCTGCCCGAGGTCGTGTTCCCTCGCAGTGAATCGCAGTCGATCACGGGAGGCGTGTTTGTTCCGCCGGCCGCCTTTGATTCAAGCGATAACTTGGCGCTGTCGGAACAGTACCTCTGCGGGTGCTTCATGAACGGCAACGTGTGGTCGATCGACACGCAGTCGAAATCCAAGACCGGCCAGCCACCGGTGCCGCGAAAGATTGCCAGCACCGGTTTGAAAATCATTGATTTCTTTGTCAGCGAGCAGGGGCCGATCCCGGAAGTGCTGCTGGTGGACTACGCCGGTGGGTTGTATCGGTTGGTTGTCAATGAATCAGTGGATGATTCCCTGGCCTTCCCACAACATCTCAGCGAAACCGGGTTGTTTGCTGACACAACCAGCTTGGTTCCAAACCCAGGTGTGGTTGCCTACCAACCGGTCGCAACCATGTTTCGCGATGGCATTCGGACGCTTCGAGTTTTCGGTGTCCCCAGCCAAGAGCCGATCAATCCGGTCCGAAACCGCTACCTGCCCGGGACCGTGTTTGCGAACACGTTGGTCCGCGACGTTTTGGATTCGAAGGGCACTCCGAAGACGATTCGCTTGGAAACCCAAGTCCTGTCGTATGATGGTTTGAACTGGAACCCAACCACGTTTGCCTGGAACGAAGCACAAACCGACGCGACGTTGGTTCCTGCGATGGGAGCCACGAAGAAGTTTCGCGTGGACGACCCGATCTGGGGACCGCGTGATTGGGAACACCGCTTCTATCCTCGCGATGTTTGCATCACCTGTCACAACGTCGCCAACCCGGGGGCCGCGTCGCTGGTGCCGGAGAATTTGCGGGACGCGACCGGTCCAGGATCTTGGTCGGAGCTCGCCGAAGCAGGTCACTTGGTTGCTGCCAAAGTGAAAGCGGGCCACGAGATGGTGGATCCGGCTGACGAAGACCAGTCACTTGAACAACGGGCTCGCTCGTATCTGCATTCCAACTGCGCGCATTGCCATCGCCCCGCCGGCGGCGCGACATCGAAAATGGATCTGAGACACATCAAACCGTTGAAGCAAACTGCCTTGATCAATGTGCCTGCGGTCCAGGGTGATTTTGGTTTGGGAGCCGACACGCTTGTGGTTGATCCTGGGCACCCCGAACGATCGGCCTTGGTTTACCGGGTTGCAACCGGTGGTCCGGGCAAGATGCCTCGCGTGGGATGCTCCGCGGTGGACTTGGAAGGTGCAAAGTTGCTGTGGGATTGGGTGGAATCGATGTCGCCCCATCAGGAGGTGAAAGCAGTTGCCGTTTCAGATGAAGAGACCAACCAGACATTGCAGGCAATGTTGTTGTGGCAGAAGCTTTCGCGGGTGTCACCCGAGAAGGCGAAGGACGTTGTCGCAGACGTGTTGAACCAGGCAGCGTTTTCTCATTCGCCGGTGGTGCTAGGACTGCTGCAACCTTGGATCGATCCCAGCCAACGAACGTTGTTGGTGGGCGATTCACCTGACGCGGACGCGTTGTTGGCATTGGAGGGAAACGCTCAACGAGGTTTGCAGTGGTTCTATGAATCCGCTGCGTCCCAGTGTCGGCAATGCCACCGCATCGGCGGTCTTGGCAAAGAGCTCGGGCCGTCGCTGGCGGGAATCAGCAAGCGTCGAACGCGCGCTGAAATCTTGCGAGGAATCATTGACCCGAGTGCGAAGATCGAACCTGAATGGCAGAGTCACACGTTGTTGACCGTCGACGGCGATTTGGTCGCCGGCCGAATCCTTCGTGAAGACAATGACGTCGTCGTTGTCCAGCAAGCCGATGGAACTCAAACGACGCTGCACTCCGAGGACATCGAAGTCAGAAAGCCCAACCAACAATCCTTGATGCCGGCCGGATTGCTATCTGCAATGACTCCGCAGGAGGTCGCGGACCTGCTCGAATTTCTGATGCAAACCAACGAAGCCGGCGAGTTGCCGGTTGCGGATTGA
- the malQ gene encoding 4-alpha-glucanotransferase, translating into MRFPRSSGILCHITSLPSELGIGDLGAAAYEMVDFLHAAGQSIWQILPLSPPAYGNSPYSAYSAFGGNALLISLEALVDEGLLEASDLEGFAAGDPTFVDYDAAGKFKHPRLKLAYERFLANPPRELKIAFELFLDTNNWWLDEFSLFEVLLNKYQESHWSKWPDPISHREPDALGQVRQEMAREIDYSRFQQFLFDRQWNRLKAYANERQVQLCGDMPIFVAYESADVWGNQDMFALNDDGTPKFVAGVPPDYFSETGQLWGNPQYDWDALEKTNYAWWTARFRRALEQFDLLRVDHFRGFEAYWEIPHGAATAIEGQWRTGPGAKPFHAAAKELGELPFIAEDLGMITEAVHELRKELGFPGMRVLQFGFASMEDDFHRPSTYPESCVAYTGTHDNDTVMGWYHLRKPPENGPDPLDEVVTSDVDVNWQLIDAVISSDAEIAIVPIQDVLGLGNEARMNMPGVASGNWAWRLSPQALTQAHADRLASLCHERGRLTHDIVG; encoded by the coding sequence ATGCGTTTCCCGCGATCCTCCGGCATCCTTTGTCACATCACCAGTTTGCCATCGGAACTGGGCATCGGTGACTTAGGTGCTGCGGCGTACGAGATGGTTGATTTCTTGCATGCGGCTGGCCAATCGATCTGGCAGATTCTGCCGCTCAGTCCGCCTGCTTATGGCAACTCGCCCTACAGTGCGTACTCCGCCTTTGGGGGCAACGCGTTGTTGATCAGCTTGGAAGCGTTGGTCGACGAAGGTTTGTTGGAAGCATCTGACTTGGAAGGTTTCGCTGCCGGCGACCCAACCTTTGTGGACTACGACGCGGCAGGCAAGTTCAAACACCCGCGACTCAAACTGGCGTACGAACGTTTCCTCGCCAATCCGCCCCGCGAGTTAAAAATCGCGTTTGAACTTTTTTTGGACACCAACAATTGGTGGCTCGACGAGTTCTCCCTGTTCGAAGTCCTGTTGAACAAATACCAAGAGTCGCATTGGTCGAAGTGGCCTGATCCGATCAGCCACCGCGAGCCCGATGCGCTTGGACAAGTCCGTCAGGAAATGGCTCGCGAGATCGACTACTCGCGGTTCCAACAATTCTTGTTCGATCGGCAATGGAACCGCTTGAAGGCGTACGCGAACGAGCGACAAGTTCAACTGTGTGGCGACATGCCTATCTTCGTCGCTTACGAGAGCGCCGACGTCTGGGGCAACCAAGACATGTTCGCACTCAACGATGACGGCACCCCCAAATTCGTCGCGGGTGTGCCACCGGATTACTTCAGCGAAACCGGACAACTGTGGGGCAACCCACAATACGACTGGGATGCACTCGAGAAGACCAACTACGCGTGGTGGACCGCTCGCTTCCGTCGCGCGTTGGAACAATTCGATCTCTTACGCGTCGACCACTTCCGCGGCTTTGAAGCGTACTGGGAAATTCCCCACGGGGCGGCAACCGCGATCGAAGGTCAGTGGCGAACGGGTCCCGGTGCCAAACCGTTTCACGCCGCCGCCAAAGAACTGGGTGAACTCCCCTTCATCGCGGAAGACTTGGGGATGATCACCGAGGCGGTTCATGAACTGCGGAAGGAACTCGGTTTTCCCGGCATGCGAGTTTTGCAGTTCGGATTCGCCAGCATGGAAGATGACTTCCATCGACCATCGACCTACCCCGAATCATGCGTGGCCTACACAGGCACCCATGACAACGACACCGTGATGGGCTGGTATCACTTGCGGAAACCACCAGAAAACGGCCCCGACCCGCTCGACGAAGTCGTGACCAGCGACGTCGACGTGAACTGGCAATTGATCGACGCCGTGATCTCGTCCGACGCTGAAATCGCGATCGTTCCGATCCAAGACGTCTTGGGCTTGGGCAACGAAGCCCGCATGAACATGCCGGGTGTGGCCAGCGGCAATTGGGCGTGGCGATTGTCCCCGCAAGCCCTGACGCAAGCTCATGCCGATCGTCTCGCATCGCTGTGTCACGAACGAGGCCGGCTGACCCACGACATCGTTGGGTAG
- a CDS encoding menaquinone biosynthetic enzyme MqnA/MqnD family protein, whose amino-acid sequence MLRLGAVSYLNTKPLIETLPEHLGQLGELRLDLPSRLARDLAAGELDIALIPSVEYFRGGDDYEIISDAAIACRGPVWSVRVLSRVPMQDIRTLALDEGSRTSAAMSQVLLAEMHGLRPQTVPFPIGSSPDDIDADALLMIGDRAMHPAPATYQEIWDLGDRWCRWTELPFVFAMWVARRSAVADPKIREQIETALNVSRDEGLQRFESIAKREAGGHGLTIEDLHRYFAENLHFQLGKGERLGLAAFREKAEHLGLVPASI is encoded by the coding sequence ATGCTCCGCCTCGGCGCCGTTTCTTACCTGAACACGAAGCCATTGATCGAAACGTTGCCCGAGCATTTGGGACAGCTCGGTGAATTGCGGTTGGACCTGCCCTCTCGGCTGGCTCGTGATCTGGCGGCCGGTGAATTGGACATCGCCCTGATCCCCAGCGTCGAGTACTTTCGCGGCGGAGACGACTACGAAATCATTTCCGATGCCGCGATTGCTTGCCGTGGCCCGGTATGGAGCGTGCGGGTGCTCAGTCGCGTTCCAATGCAGGACATTCGAACGTTGGCGTTGGACGAAGGCAGCCGGACCAGCGCTGCGATGTCCCAAGTCTTGCTGGCGGAAATGCACGGGCTGCGCCCTCAAACCGTGCCCTTCCCCATCGGATCCTCGCCCGACGACATCGACGCCGACGCGTTGTTGATGATCGGCGACCGAGCCATGCATCCGGCTCCGGCGACGTACCAGGAGATCTGGGACCTCGGCGACCGCTGGTGCCGCTGGACGGAACTGCCATTCGTGTTCGCGATGTGGGTGGCTCGTCGATCCGCGGTTGCCGATCCCAAGATTCGCGAGCAGATCGAAACCGCACTGAACGTGTCGCGAGACGAAGGATTGCAGCGATTCGAGTCCATTGCCAAACGAGAAGCTGGCGGTCACGGGCTGACGATCGAAGACCTGCATCGCTACTTTGCCGAGAACCTGCACTTCCAACTCGGCAAGGGCGAACGACTGGGGCTGGCAGCCTTTCGCGAAAAAGCCGAACATTTGGGGCTGGTCCCCGCATCGATCTAG
- the ftsY gene encoding signal recognition particle-docking protein FtsY, translated as MAFWRSKKNDSSDDSSTSFSPSAGEEASGGLFGKMKNGLQKTRRVLGTDIRDLFKAEGRLVDEEFLGELFARLVRTDMGAGPAGRIRDRVAKDFRGRVVHLEEVVETITEDIREQLKQDHGDLAKADSPPTVILVVGVNGSGKTTSIGKLSHHLVSQGHKIVLGAGDTFRAAAVEQLTIWAERIGCEIVTGPSGVDPASVAYQTTEKAIEIGADYAIIDTAGRLQTQGKLMLELEKIRRVIDKKLPGAPHEVLLVLDATAGQNAISQAKGFSNAAGCTGIILSKLDGSAKGGVVLPIREQFELPVKFVGLGEGIEDMTKFDPDTFAAALLEA; from the coding sequence ATGGCTTTCTGGCGATCCAAAAAGAACGACTCGAGCGACGACTCCTCCACCTCTTTTTCGCCATCGGCCGGTGAAGAAGCCTCCGGCGGCCTGTTTGGCAAGATGAAAAACGGCCTGCAGAAAACTCGCCGGGTCCTGGGAACCGACATCCGTGACCTCTTCAAAGCAGAGGGCCGTCTGGTCGACGAAGAATTCCTGGGTGAGCTGTTCGCACGGTTGGTTCGCACGGACATGGGGGCGGGTCCCGCCGGCCGAATTCGCGATCGCGTCGCGAAAGATTTCCGAGGCCGTGTGGTGCACTTGGAAGAAGTCGTCGAGACCATCACCGAAGACATTCGCGAACAACTCAAGCAAGATCACGGTGACCTTGCCAAAGCCGACTCGCCCCCGACCGTGATCTTGGTCGTCGGCGTGAACGGAAGTGGCAAAACGACATCGATCGGCAAACTCTCGCATCACCTTGTCTCGCAAGGCCACAAGATTGTCCTGGGTGCAGGCGACACCTTCCGTGCTGCCGCGGTCGAACAGCTGACCATTTGGGCGGAGCGAATCGGTTGCGAAATTGTGACCGGCCCCAGCGGTGTCGACCCCGCCAGCGTCGCGTATCAAACGACCGAAAAAGCAATCGAGATCGGTGCGGACTACGCAATCATCGACACGGCTGGCCGCTTGCAAACGCAAGGCAAGTTGATGCTGGAACTGGAAAAGATCCGTCGCGTCATCGACAAAAAACTGCCGGGTGCACCTCACGAAGTCCTGTTGGTTCTGGACGCGACCGCCGGTCAAAACGCGATCAGTCAGGCAAAGGGATTCAGCAACGCGGCCGGTTGCACGGGGATCATCCTGTCCAAACTGGACGGGTCCGCCAAAGGTGGCGTTGTCCTGCCGATTCGCGAACAGTTCGAATTGCCAGTCAAGTTCGTGGGGCTGGGCGAAGGCATCGAGGACATGACCAAGTTCGACCCGGACACGTTTGCCGCGGCGTTGTTGGAGGCATAA
- a CDS encoding ATPase, T2SS/T4P/T4SS family, producing MNLTSVDVSQPTVGWLDEMWGQLEVSSHEEQSREEQSTEEQLADQCGLTDESKLASVYASHYLLPLFEPPAGLTIPVDHRLKRCLPAEFCEQHEMVPLAVQDHSLEVAIASPAALLLADDVRRLSGLQMRPLFARTTVVRSARQKLYGVPQPPVVETEGASDSAAENVPRERSPQPPPVSKKSQPNVVVASPMNLTAYDLKDAERSAWQRQLVAESGLTIYCGRKSLDKSPLARLWGVWSAQTHGQPACRWNPLQRESEELDPSVVIIPDLNNRTSAEVCLHAVLQGQRVFAVVHARDPVSAILRLRAWGQIGHLLAEQINLLIHQNGLSRSECRSIEIDDVRRSALASENDMGRLQKLFPSTGNFLCGP from the coding sequence ATGAATTTAACTTCCGTCGATGTCAGCCAGCCGACAGTCGGTTGGTTGGACGAAATGTGGGGGCAACTGGAAGTCTCCAGCCACGAGGAACAATCCAGGGAGGAGCAATCAACCGAGGAACAGTTGGCGGACCAATGCGGTCTGACTGACGAGTCAAAGTTGGCCTCGGTGTACGCTTCCCACTATTTACTTCCTTTGTTTGAACCGCCCGCCGGTTTGACAATCCCGGTGGATCATCGGCTGAAACGCTGCCTGCCAGCTGAGTTTTGTGAGCAGCACGAGATGGTGCCGTTGGCAGTCCAGGACCACAGCCTGGAAGTCGCGATTGCATCCCCCGCCGCGTTGTTGCTGGCCGACGACGTCCGGCGACTCAGTGGACTGCAAATGCGTCCCTTGTTCGCTCGCACCACCGTGGTCCGAAGTGCACGCCAAAAATTGTATGGCGTTCCACAACCGCCGGTGGTCGAAACCGAGGGGGCCAGCGATTCCGCGGCGGAGAATGTTCCTCGTGAGCGATCTCCTCAGCCGCCTCCCGTCTCAAAGAAGTCGCAGCCCAACGTGGTCGTTGCCTCGCCGATGAATCTGACCGCGTATGACCTCAAAGATGCCGAGCGATCCGCATGGCAGAGACAGCTGGTCGCGGAAAGTGGATTGACGATCTATTGCGGCCGAAAATCGCTCGACAAGAGTCCCCTGGCACGATTGTGGGGCGTGTGGTCCGCGCAAACACACGGTCAACCGGCGTGTCGCTGGAACCCGTTGCAGCGTGAATCGGAGGAATTGGATCCTTCGGTGGTCATCATTCCGGACCTCAACAATCGTACTTCTGCGGAAGTTTGTTTGCACGCCGTGCTGCAGGGGCAGCGGGTTTTCGCTGTGGTTCACGCCCGCGATCCGGTTTCTGCCATTTTGCGGCTGCGGGCTTGGGGACAAATTGGCCACTTGCTCGCCGAACAGATTAACCTGTTGATTCATCAGAACGGCCTCTCCCGATCGGAATGTCGCAGCATCGAAATCGATGACGTGCGTCGATCCGCGTTGGCGTCCGAAAATGACATGGGCCGATTGCAGAAACTTTTTCCTTCCACCGGCAACTTTCTATGTGGCCCCTGA
- the mqnC gene encoding cyclic dehypoxanthinyl futalosine synthase: MNAPANSSAVHDILAKAVAGDRLTTAEGLTLLQSHDLAALGAAAEKVSRAKHPEPYRTYNIDRNINYTNVCTAVCDFCAFYRGPKSDEGYVLSREVLLKKIQETVDLGGNQILLQGGLHPKYKLDWYEEMLRDIKTRFPEVNVHGFSPPELHHFTKLNNLPLRDVLSRLKDAGLGSVPGGGAEILTDRVRNEITRGKVMTDDWLNVMRVWHELGGISSSTMMFGHVETLAERIEHLDRLRSLQDETGGFTAFICWTFQPDNTEMSDVRPTGSFEYLKMLAVSRLFLDNIPNIQSSWVTQGLKIGQMALMFGANDMGSLMIEENVVAEAGTVHYLSLQQIREAIEELGFIPRQRDVHYHLVDEQLEAKAIAVNGAQSARELVQLAV, from the coding sequence ATGAACGCACCCGCCAACTCATCTGCCGTCCACGACATTCTCGCCAAAGCCGTCGCTGGCGATCGGCTGACAACCGCCGAAGGTCTGACGTTGTTGCAGAGTCACGATTTGGCCGCCCTCGGTGCCGCCGCCGAAAAGGTTTCGCGAGCCAAGCATCCCGAGCCCTATCGCACGTACAACATCGATCGGAACATCAACTACACCAACGTTTGCACCGCGGTGTGTGATTTCTGTGCGTTCTACCGAGGGCCCAAAAGCGATGAAGGGTACGTGCTGTCGCGGGAAGTCTTGCTAAAGAAAATCCAAGAGACCGTTGACCTGGGCGGCAACCAAATCTTGCTGCAAGGCGGCCTGCATCCGAAGTACAAACTCGATTGGTACGAGGAGATGTTGCGGGACATCAAAACTCGCTTTCCCGAAGTCAACGTCCACGGGTTCTCACCGCCCGAACTGCATCACTTCACCAAACTCAACAACCTGCCACTTCGCGATGTCCTGTCACGTCTGAAGGACGCGGGACTGGGAAGTGTGCCTGGTGGCGGGGCCGAGATTCTGACCGATCGCGTTCGCAACGAGATCACGCGGGGCAAAGTCATGACGGACGATTGGTTGAATGTCATGCGTGTCTGGCATGAACTCGGCGGCATCAGTTCCAGCACCATGATGTTCGGGCATGTCGAAACCCTCGCTGAGCGAATCGAACACCTTGATCGCTTGCGAAGCCTCCAAGATGAAACGGGTGGCTTCACCGCGTTCATTTGTTGGACTTTCCAACCTGACAACACCGAGATGTCCGATGTTCGACCGACTGGTTCGTTCGAATATTTAAAAATGTTGGCCGTCTCGCGATTGTTCCTCGACAACATCCCCAACATTCAAAGCAGTTGGGTCACGCAAGGTTTGAAGATTGGGCAAATGGCGTTGATGTTTGGTGCCAATGACATGGGCAGCCTGATGATCGAAGAAAACGTCGTTGCCGAGGCTGGAACGGTGCACTATCTGTCGTTGCAGCAAATTCGCGAAGCGATTGAGGAACTCGGGTTCATCCCTCGCCAGCGTGACGTGCACTACCACTTGGTCGACGAGCAATTGGAAGCCAAAGCCATTGCGGTAAATGGGGCACAATCGGCAAGAGAGTTGGTCCAATTGGCGGTTTGA